The Flavobacterium faecale genomic sequence TTTCCACTTATAGCCCAGTAACTTTTAAAAAATTCTGCAAAGTCTTTTTGCAGATGACAATATTGTGTTGCTCCTCAAAGTAAATTAATACATTTTTTAAATTTCTATTGTGAAGTTCTAATTGCTTGGAAACTTCTTCCGTATAGTCTTTTAAAAGAGTTTTTGCTCCTCTTCCTTCTGATATAGCAAGAGAATCAACCCCAATACTAGCCCAACTATCAAACCAACGTTCAATCGTTCTGCGACTGACTTTAAAAATAGAAGCCAAGTCTTTAATCTTGTGTCTTTGATGTGATAAAACAAGGCATTGACTACGTTTCCTAACAGTATTATTAGGGCTATTTTGGTAAAGGTGCTCTAGTACCAAAACCTCTTCTTCTTTTAGTGTTACATATCTCATAATGAGATAAATATAGTAAATTTTTCATATATTAACAACAAAATACGACATTATTTTATTCTTATTACTTAAATAAACCATTTTAAATTTAGTTACCCTATTAGTTACCCCAATTTAATTACCACTTAGCAAAGCTTTATATTTATTGGCGTTTTCATAAAGGTCGCGGAGCCTCTTTCTCCGCTCAAAAGCCCGAAACGAAAGTTTCGGGCTTTTTTTATGCCTATAAATTATCCCAAAAGGCTACTATATTTTACACCTATTGCAGTAGTATAACTTTATTAGTCATTTAATACTAATTACCTAATGCCTCGCCAGTTTCCATATTCAGGCTCGGGTCAATATAATCCAATTACCTTATACTGTTTTAATATTGCATTGGCATTATACCAATAGGTATTGGAGCAAAAAACAAATTCATTTGGCACAACATAAAACTCATTTATCCCTAAAGAAAAACCGTAAAAATAACCCTATCCAATGTAAGAAATAGCGAATAATAAACATTAATTTTTATACTTTGTATAAAAAAAAGCATAAATAATTTGTAAAACAGCAACAATCTCGTATATTCGAACTGGAATAAGTTTTGAATACACAAATTACACGCATATCAACATGATTAAACCTTATTCTGCTTACAAGTTTGAACTACCAAGTTTCATTTTTGTCTGTACCGTGATGTTATATTCAAGCATAATGCAAGGTCAAGAAGTAAAAGTGGATTCGGTTACAAAAAAGAAATACATAACCGTAGATGTTGTAAAAACATACGAACGTATTGTAGCAAAAGGTTCATACAATCCTGAATTATTAGAATATTTAGGAAATCATTATTACAACGTTCATAATATAGTTAAATCGAAAATATACTTTGACCTCCTTTTTACAAAGTGTCAGAGATCCAAAATCTCAGCAAAAGCCGTTGCGATTTACAAAACCCTATAATACCAAAAAACCAAAATAACCAACCATTAAAAAAGGCCTCAGAACATTTCTGAGGCCTTTTTTTTATCTGTAATTGCTTATTATTTTTTTGTCGCTTTCTTAAGCTCATTCCCACCTGGGATTTTCATTTTGTCTGTTAGAATGGCAATTTCGTTTAAAGTAAAATTACCCGTCAAAGACATTAAAACCGACTCATTATCGCGACCACTCCCTTCGATAAACATCAAAAGTTCTTTTATTTGTGCTGCTCCGTCTGCCGATTTTACAACAATCTGAATGTTTTTACCTCCATCATTAACTTTCATTAACTCTTCCAAACCATTTGCTTTGGTGTACTTGTCAGCAGTGGCTTTCATGTCTAGAGCTTGTTTTGCATTGGTAGTTGTGAAAACTTTTAAATTGTCCAACTTTTTGATCAAGGCCATATATTGTTGTGTCTCTTTGTCAGAAGCATCAACTTTTACTTTACTCATCAATTCAAACATTTTTTTATTGACTACCACCGCAGTGATGCCATCTTGATCATTGAACTTGTCAAAAGCCGTTTGAGCAAAAATTGTGCTTGATATAAACATTACGAGTAGTACAAGTAGCTGTTTTTTCATTCTTTTTGAATTTTAATTATTGTTTTATAAAAATTTGGGCTTCGGTAACTTTGCATTCCTCTATATACAGTACACTTTTCATGCCAAGATTAAGTGGAGCCGCAATCACCTTTAGTGCTTTCTGAGTTTCTTTAAACGCAACTTCTGGATCTTCATACGTACCCAAATCATTGGTTTGCTTTTGGTTGTTATAAAAAACATACCCTCCTACCAATATCACCATACCAATCACAACTAGTAAGAGCTTTTCTTTATTCATTATCATATCGATGTTAAACTTATATAGTATTGCAAAATAAACCGCCTGTATTAAAACTAAAGATAGTATTTTTACGTTAATTACCTAAATCAAATTCCTTTTTATGAAACGCTATACCACACTCTTCTGCTTGCTAGCAGTACTCACTTTTGGATTTCAAAGCTGTACTGATAATGATGATGTCGCTACTCCCAAAGACCTTCAAATTAATGATTTTATATGGAAAGGTCTAAATGTGTACTACTTATGGCAAGATCAAGTTCCAAATTTAGCCGATAATCGCTTTAATAATACCAATGAATATAATGCGTTTTTGGGTAATTATACACCCGAAGCATTATTTGATGCTTTGCGAGTTTCAAAAACTATTGACCGTTTTAGTTGGATTGTAAGTGATTACACAGTGCTTGAACAAGAATTTCAGGGCACGACCAAAAATAACGGAATCGAATTCAAACTGACTTTAGATCCTACTGATAACACAAAAGTTTTAGGTATTGTAACCTATATTATTCCAAACTCTGATGCGGCTTCCAAAAACATTAAAAGAGGGGAAATCTTTAATGGAATTAACGGAACTACGTTAACGCTTTCTAATTACAGCTCATTATTATTTAGTTCTGCAGTAAATTATACAATCAATTTTGCAGATTACAATGGAATTGCAGTTACCAACAACGGGAAATCAATTGCATTTACCAAAACTACTTTGGATGAAAATCCGATTTTGGTGAATAAAGTTTTTGTTTCTGGTGGACACAAAATTGGGTATTTAATGTACAATGGCTTTTATTCTAACTACGACAGCTTATTAAACGATGCTTTTGGATCTTTAAAGTCAGAAGGGATCACCGACTTCGTTTTAGATTTACGTTACAACCCAGGAGGATCTGTATTATCTGCCACGAGATTGGCAAGCATGATTACGGGGCAATTTACAGGACAAGTTTTTGCAAAACTTACCTACAACAGTAAAAAAAGTAAAAGCAATTCAACCTATACCTTCCCTGACAAGATAGGAACAAGTACCATCAACAGTTTAAAACTAACTACTGTATATATTTTAACCACAAGCAGTACTGCATCGGCAAGTGAATTAATTATAAATGGTTTACAGCCATACATTCAGGTGGTTCAAATTGGTGACAAAACAGTTGGTAAAAATCAAGCCTCGACTACATTGTATGATTCGGCAGACTTTAGAGCAACCAATAGAAATCCTAATCACAAATATGCAATGCAACCTATCGTTGCTTATACGGTTAACAAAAATGGTTTTGGAGATTACCAAACCGGTATAGTGCCAACGGTAACTCAAAAAGAAACAGCGAGTACCTATGGCGTTCTTGGTGATTCATCTGAACCATTACTTAAAACGGCAATTTCAAAAATAACAGGCACGACCAAATTTGCCCAACAAAAGGCTGAGAAACCCTTTGAAGAAATTAGCGATTCTAAATCACAAGATAACAGAGGCGGAATGCATTTCGAATAAAACCAAAAAAAAATCTCGTTCTACAATTTAGAACGAGATTTTTTAATTTAAAAGAAACTCTTTTAGTTATTAAAGAAGAATCCACTAGGAATAATTCCAACCGTTGTCTCAAATTTTGAAACTCCAGTAGTATCATAAACTGCGATTTTTCCACTTGAAGCGTAATCTCCTGCATCTGCTAAGTACACTAGTGACCCATTTACAGCAAAACCATAAGGGCTAAAAGTCGCAGTAAAGATAGAGGTAGATGGCAAAGCAGTATCTGTCGTATTCATAGCGTATACCAGCTTCCCTTGCGTAAAGTAAATTTTATTATTTTCAATATCCATCTTACCAGGATGTGTTGTCAATGCAAAATTAAAAGTTGTGGTAACTTTATCTGTAGCTGGGTTTATTTTTTGCAATTTACCCGCAGACTCAGCCTTTGTCCATGCCGCTTTACCTTGACTTAAAACATAGATTACACCTTGATTTTCCTCAATTGATGAAGGGCTATCTCCTACTGCAATGGTAGTAGACAATTTATTGGTACTAGCATCAATAACCGATACCGTGTTACCAATACCGTATCCACCTTGATGTGCTACATAAATTTTATTATTG encodes the following:
- a CDS encoding helix-turn-helix domain-containing protein; the protein is MRYVTLKEEEVLVLEHLYQNSPNNTVRKRSQCLVLSHQRHKIKDLASIFKVSRRTIERWFDSWASIGVDSLAISEGRGAKTLLKDYTEEVSKQLELHNRNLKNVLIYFEEQHNIVICKKTLQNFLKVTGL
- a CDS encoding DUF4252 domain-containing protein, with protein sequence MKKQLLVLLVMFISSTIFAQTAFDKFNDQDGITAVVVNKKMFELMSKVKVDASDKETQQYMALIKKLDNLKVFTTTNAKQALDMKATADKYTKANGLEELMKVNDGGKNIQIVVKSADGAAQIKELLMFIEGSGRDNESVLMSLTGNFTLNEIAILTDKMKIPGGNELKKATKK
- a CDS encoding S41 family peptidase; this encodes MKRYTTLFCLLAVLTFGFQSCTDNDDVATPKDLQINDFIWKGLNVYYLWQDQVPNLADNRFNNTNEYNAFLGNYTPEALFDALRVSKTIDRFSWIVSDYTVLEQEFQGTTKNNGIEFKLTLDPTDNTKVLGIVTYIIPNSDAASKNIKRGEIFNGINGTTLTLSNYSSLLFSSAVNYTINFADYNGIAVTNNGKSIAFTKTTLDENPILVNKVFVSGGHKIGYLMYNGFYSNYDSLLNDAFGSLKSEGITDFVLDLRYNPGGSVLSATRLASMITGQFTGQVFAKLTYNSKKSKSNSTYTFPDKIGTSTINSLKLTTVYILTTSSTASASELIINGLQPYIQVVQIGDKTVGKNQASTTLYDSADFRATNRNPNHKYAMQPIVAYTVNKNGFGDYQTGIVPTVTQKETASTYGVLGDSSEPLLKTAISKITGTTKFAQQKAEKPFEEISDSKSQDNRGGMHFE
- a CDS encoding YncE family protein: MNFKKITIACVASAMALTSCTNDDNENKSMGTYDKGVIVLNEGNFTKGNAEISFIANNTTMAVNKLFSAANSGSLLGDTAQDFNANGSTAYVVLNGSNAIKVVDRYSLKSIATISTDLKNPRYIVFANGKGYVSNWGDAGIATDDYIAVINLTTNSVESKIAVAEGPEKLTVYNNKIYVAHQGGYGIGNTVSVIDASTNKLSTTIAVGDSPSSIEENQGVIYVLSQGKAAWTKAESAGKLQKINPATDKVTTTFNFALTTHPGKMDIENNKIYFTQGKLVYAMNTTDTALPSTSIFTATFSPYGFAVNGSLVYLADAGDYASSGKIAVYDTTGVSKFETTVGIIPSGFFFNN